From the Streptomyces pluripotens genome, one window contains:
- a CDS encoding toll/interleukin-1 receptor domain-containing protein, with the protein MAPLIFVNFRRRDTRETGPHIDTALQREFGAHNVFRDQRSIAKSADFREEIERKLRKCDILLAVIGHRWASVTDDAGRRLIDDEEDWVHQEIARAFEWKLSVLPVLVDGADLPDKNALPGDIAELANRQAVHFRPHQEHIDFPPLFEAIREAVPDLRTARRGDTDDPDRRNGGTTVRFDRIDRIDRASMAFGGSNNRLTTNNYASEPEEDD; encoded by the coding sequence ATGGCCCCCCTCATTTTCGTCAACTTCCGACGCCGCGACACCCGGGAAACCGGGCCGCACATCGACACCGCGCTCCAGCGTGAGTTCGGCGCGCACAACGTGTTCCGGGACCAGCGCAGCATCGCGAAGAGCGCCGACTTCCGTGAGGAGATCGAGCGGAAGCTGAGGAAGTGCGACATCTTGCTCGCGGTCATCGGCCACCGATGGGCGTCGGTGACGGACGACGCGGGCCGCCGCCTCATCGACGACGAGGAGGACTGGGTCCACCAGGAGATCGCCCGCGCCTTTGAGTGGAAACTGTCCGTCCTGCCCGTTCTGGTCGACGGCGCCGACCTGCCGGACAAGAACGCCCTTCCGGGCGACATCGCGGAACTGGCGAATCGTCAGGCCGTCCATTTCCGCCCGCATCAGGAGCACATCGACTTTCCGCCCCTCTTCGAAGCGATCCGTGAAGCGGTCCCCGACCTCCGGACCGCGCGCCGGGGCGACACGGACGACCCGGACCGCAGGAACGGGGGAACGACGGTCAGGTTCGACCGGATCGACCGCATCGACCGCGCCTCGATGGCCTTCGGCGGCAGCAACAACCGCCTGACCACCAACAACTACGCCTCCGAACCCGAGGAAGACGACTAG